The proteins below come from a single Oncorhynchus gorbuscha isolate QuinsamMale2020 ecotype Even-year linkage group LG12, OgorEven_v1.0, whole genome shotgun sequence genomic window:
- the chgb gene encoding secretogranin-1 isoform X2 encodes MMKLVLVFALVASFFAENLLLPVGKERQREDVVTRCLVEVLSKALTKPDSHPLDQECKDILKAGAQHAALLEKKSDEEVLTHKEEVKGHEPELEVPGADVKDIEARLKSVEEKRETPEDEERSQESWDLNAEKEKRIWKPTHRYHHKEVSEEKREEPDEERSQESWSLGDEKEKRYRPTYRYTPKKLHIRDDKSEKCSQESWDLKDEKEKREEEEEREKRMWKPPHRYHHKKHHKRGADSSEEESEEKRSDESEEEEDREKRIWKPTNRYHHNKRHQRSGDSSAEEEEERRSDSDEQEEKRYLAEKRSEVESRLLGEIDEKRSPWAYRGYYHPAWWKRGIEPLTPSHKMEELAKLLKRHQLASQSEPAEERQKSIPLTPEEEKELQNLAAMDMELQKIAEKMHENRSK; translated from the exons ATGATGAAACTTGTGCTTGTTTTTGCTTTGGTTGCGTCGTTCTTCGCAG AAAATCTATTACTTCCCGTTGGaaaagaacgacagagagaagatgtG GTAACACGGTGTTTGGTTGAGGTCCTGTCCAAGGCACTGACCAAACCTGACTCTCACCCTCTGGATCAGGAATGCAAAGACATTCTCAAAGCAG GTGCCCAACATGCTGCTCTTCTGGAGAAGAAAAGTGATGAGGAGGTGCTGACCCATAAAGAGGAAGTCAAAGGTCATGAACCTGAGCTTGAGGTTCCAGGGGCTGATGTGAAGGACATCGAGGCCCGCCTGAAGtctgtggaggagaagagagagacaccgGAGGACGAAGAGCGCAGCCAGGAGTCATGGGACCTCAACgctgagaaggagaagaggatttGGAAACCAACGCACAGGTATCATCATAAAGAAGTGtctgaggaaaagagagaagagccAGACGAAGAACGTAGTCAGGAATCCTGGAGCCTGGGTGATGAGAAGGAGAAGAGATATAGGCCTACCTATCGGTACACCCCAAAGAAATTACACATACGAGATGACAAAAGTGAAAAGTGCAGTCAGGAGTCCTGGGATCTGAAAgatgagaaggaaaagagagaggaggaagaggaaagagagaaaagaatgtGGAAACCCCCACACAGATATCACCACAAGAAACACCACAAACGAGGTGCTGACTCATCAGAGGAGGAATCAGAGGAAAAGAGATCAGATGAGTCcgaagaagaggaggatagagagaagagaatcTGGAAACCAACAAACAGGTACCATCACAACAAGCGTCACCAACGCAGTGGGGATTCCTCGGCGGAGGAAGAAGAGGAACGAAGGAGTGATTCTGACgaacaggaggagaagag GTACCTGGCGGAGAAGAGGAGTGAGGTGGAGAGTCGTCTCCTGGGGGAGATAGATGAGAAACGTTCTCCCTGGGCGTACAGAGGATACTACCACCCCGCCTGGTGGAAGAGAGGCATAGAGCCACTTACACCATCACATAAG ATGGAGGAACTGGCAAAGCTGCTGAAGAGGCACCAACTGGCCAGCCAATCAGAGCCAGCGGAAGAGAGGCAGAAGAGCATACCTCTAACCCCAGAGGAG gagaagGAGCTGCAAAACCTAGCAGCTATGGACATGGAGCTACAGAAAATTGCTGAGAAGATGCATGAAAACAGGAGCAAATAG
- the chgb gene encoding secretogranin-1 isoform X1 → MMKLVLVFALVASFFAENLLLPVGKERQREDVVTRCLVEVLSKALTKPDSHPLDQECKDILKAGAQHAALLEKKSDEEVLTHKEEVKGHEPELEVPGADVKDIEARLKSVEEKRETPEDEERSQESWDLNAEKEKRIWKPTHRYHHKEVSEEKREEPDEERSQESWSLGDEKEKRYRPTYRYTPKKLHIRDDKSEKCSQESWDLKDEKEKREEEEEREKRMWKPPHRYHHKKHHKRGADSSEEESEEKRSDESEEEEDREKRIWKPTNRYHHNKRHQRSGDSSAEEEEERRSDSDEQEEKRYGDAEEERERYLAEKRSEVESRLLGEIDEKRSPWAYRGYYHPAWWKRGIEPLTPSHKMEELAKLLKRHQLASQSEPAEERQKSIPLTPEEEKELQNLAAMDMELQKIAEKMHENRSK, encoded by the exons ATGATGAAACTTGTGCTTGTTTTTGCTTTGGTTGCGTCGTTCTTCGCAG AAAATCTATTACTTCCCGTTGGaaaagaacgacagagagaagatgtG GTAACACGGTGTTTGGTTGAGGTCCTGTCCAAGGCACTGACCAAACCTGACTCTCACCCTCTGGATCAGGAATGCAAAGACATTCTCAAAGCAG GTGCCCAACATGCTGCTCTTCTGGAGAAGAAAAGTGATGAGGAGGTGCTGACCCATAAAGAGGAAGTCAAAGGTCATGAACCTGAGCTTGAGGTTCCAGGGGCTGATGTGAAGGACATCGAGGCCCGCCTGAAGtctgtggaggagaagagagagacaccgGAGGACGAAGAGCGCAGCCAGGAGTCATGGGACCTCAACgctgagaaggagaagaggatttGGAAACCAACGCACAGGTATCATCATAAAGAAGTGtctgaggaaaagagagaagagccAGACGAAGAACGTAGTCAGGAATCCTGGAGCCTGGGTGATGAGAAGGAGAAGAGATATAGGCCTACCTATCGGTACACCCCAAAGAAATTACACATACGAGATGACAAAAGTGAAAAGTGCAGTCAGGAGTCCTGGGATCTGAAAgatgagaaggaaaagagagaggaggaagaggaaagagagaaaagaatgtGGAAACCCCCACACAGATATCACCACAAGAAACACCACAAACGAGGTGCTGACTCATCAGAGGAGGAATCAGAGGAAAAGAGATCAGATGAGTCcgaagaagaggaggatagagagaagagaatcTGGAAACCAACAAACAGGTACCATCACAACAAGCGTCACCAACGCAGTGGGGATTCCTCGGCGGAGGAAGAAGAGGAACGAAGGAGTGATTCTGACgaacaggaggagaagaggtacGGAGATgccgaggaggagagagagag GTACCTGGCGGAGAAGAGGAGTGAGGTGGAGAGTCGTCTCCTGGGGGAGATAGATGAGAAACGTTCTCCCTGGGCGTACAGAGGATACTACCACCCCGCCTGGTGGAAGAGAGGCATAGAGCCACTTACACCATCACATAAG ATGGAGGAACTGGCAAAGCTGCTGAAGAGGCACCAACTGGCCAGCCAATCAGAGCCAGCGGAAGAGAGGCAGAAGAGCATACCTCTAACCCCAGAGGAG gagaagGAGCTGCAAAACCTAGCAGCTATGGACATGGAGCTACAGAAAATTGCTGAGAAGATGCATGAAAACAGGAGCAAATAG